One region of Polaribacter pectinis genomic DNA includes:
- a CDS encoding thiol-disulfide oxidoreductase DCC family protein yields the protein MIDIPRNKKVILFDGVCNLCNNSVSKVIKYDKKNTFIFAAIQSNSGQQIINYLNIDTSKTDSIILYEPGDSYDVKSTAALKVMQDFGGVWSLTTLLWIFPEGFRNFVYDYIAKNRYKWFGKKESCMIPTPELKAKFLD from the coding sequence ATGATTGATATTCCTAGAAATAAGAAAGTAATTTTATTTGACGGTGTTTGTAATTTATGCAATAATTCCGTTTCTAAAGTAATTAAATACGATAAAAAAAACACTTTTATATTTGCTGCAATTCAGTCTAATTCTGGACAACAAATTATAAATTATTTAAACATAGATACTTCTAAAACAGATTCCATTATTTTATACGAACCTGGTGATTCTTATGATGTAAAATCTACTGCGGCATTAAAAGTGATGCAAGATTTTGGCGGAGTTTGGAGCCTAACAACTCTTTTATGGATTTTTCCTGAAGGATTTAGAAATTTTGTCTACGATTATATAGCCAAAAACCGTTATAAATGGTTTGGCAAAAAAGAAAGTTGTATGATTCCTACACCAGAATTAAAAGCTAAATTTTTAGATTAA
- a CDS encoding HAD family hydrolase: MNLPKEIKCVIFDMDGVIIDSEEIHKKAYYETFVSLGLEVSDDLYKSFTGSSTINAFQRLVAHFKIDNNPEELVLDKRRRYVNFFENDPNLHLVEGVEEIIKYFYQNGITLILASSSAMINIDRVFNRFNLNQYFTAKISGADLKESKPHPEIFNKAALLSKVKKENCIVIEDSDNGIKAANDANIFVFGYANKLSEGQTLENANAVIEDFHQLKEFV; encoded by the coding sequence ATGAACTTACCAAAAGAAATAAAATGTGTCATTTTTGATATGGATGGCGTTATTATAGATTCTGAAGAAATACACAAAAAAGCTTATTACGAAACCTTTGTTTCTTTAGGTTTAGAAGTTTCAGATGATTTATACAAATCCTTTACAGGCTCTTCTACCATTAATGCTTTCCAAAGATTGGTGGCACATTTTAAGATTGATAATAATCCTGAAGAACTTGTTTTAGACAAAAGAAGACGCTATGTAAATTTCTTTGAAAATGACCCAAATTTACATTTGGTTGAAGGTGTAGAAGAAATTATAAAGTATTTCTACCAAAATGGAATTACCTTAATATTAGCTTCCTCTTCTGCAATGATAAATATTGATAGAGTTTTTAACAGATTCAATTTAAACCAATATTTTACAGCAAAAATTTCTGGCGCAGATTTAAAAGAATCTAAACCTCATCCAGAAATATTTAACAAAGCAGCTCTTTTATCTAAAGTAAAAAAAGAAAACTGTATTGTTATTGAAGATTCAGATAACGGAATAAAAGCCGCAAATGATGCAAACATCTTTGTTTTTGGTTATGCCAACAAACTATCTGAAGGACAAACATTAGAAAATGCAAATGCCGTAATAGAAGATTTTCATCAACTAAAAGAATTTGTTTAA
- a CDS encoding ABC transporter permease, which translates to MFDLDRWREIFQSINKNRLRSVMSGFTVAFAILLFTLLFGVVSGLSNSFTNAFNDDAQNSMFVRVWKTSKPFKGLQTGRRVQLRNDDYDFVAKEYEDKIQYQSARIYKNFSIKYKSEASNYNIRAVNPDHQFLEKTIIDEGRYLNERDLKEKSKVIVIGRLIKKDLFGEKIALGKRVNVNGSSFLIIGIFSDEGGDNEERMAYIPVTTAQMMYGNNDYISQINLGYNPNLSLDAAIAFGNKMERDLRKKLNIHPDDQSALSVRNMAEANKGVGQFMFVLYLIVIFVGSGTLIAGIIGISNIMIFVIKERTKEFGIRKALGAVPSSIVGMVVQESVLITTIAGYLGLSLGTYILSLIGNSLEEDYFIKDPSVSPGIVLGATIVLILSGLIAGYVPAKRAANIKPIEALRAD; encoded by the coding sequence ATGTTTGATTTAGATCGTTGGAGAGAAATATTTCAAAGTATAAATAAAAACAGGTTACGTTCTGTAATGTCTGGTTTTACAGTTGCTTTTGCAATTTTATTATTCACATTACTTTTTGGTGTTGTTAGTGGGTTAAGTAATTCATTTACTAACGCTTTTAATGATGATGCACAGAACTCTATGTTTGTGCGTGTTTGGAAAACATCTAAACCTTTTAAAGGGTTACAAACGGGAAGAAGAGTTCAATTAAGAAATGATGATTATGATTTTGTAGCAAAAGAATATGAAGACAAAATTCAATATCAATCTGCAAGAATCTATAAGAATTTTTCTATAAAATATAAAAGTGAGGCTAGTAATTATAATATTAGAGCTGTAAATCCAGATCATCAATTTTTAGAAAAAACGATTATTGATGAAGGTAGATATTTAAACGAAAGAGATCTTAAAGAAAAATCGAAAGTTATTGTAATTGGTAGATTAATTAAAAAGGATTTATTTGGAGAAAAAATTGCTTTAGGAAAAAGAGTAAATGTAAACGGAAGTTCTTTTCTAATTATCGGTATTTTTTCTGATGAAGGAGGAGATAATGAAGAGAGAATGGCTTATATACCAGTTACTACAGCACAAATGATGTATGGTAATAACGATTATATCAGTCAGATTAATTTAGGATACAATCCAAATTTAAGTCTAGATGCAGCAATTGCATTCGGAAATAAAATGGAACGAGATTTACGTAAAAAGTTAAACATTCATCCAGATGACCAAAGTGCGCTTTCTGTTAGAAATATGGCAGAAGCAAATAAAGGAGTTGGGCAATTTATGTTTGTACTTTATTTAATTGTAATTTTTGTTGGTTCTGGAACTTTAATTGCTGGAATAATAGGTATTTCTAATATTATGATTTTTGTAATAAAAGAAAGAACTAAAGAATTCGGAATTAGAAAAGCATTGGGTGCAGTACCATCTTCAATTGTAGGTATGGTTGTGCAAGAATCCGTTTTAATTACCACTATTGCAGGTTATTTAGGACTGTCTTTAGGAACTTATATATTAAGTTTAATTGGTAATAGTTTAGAAGAAGATTACTTTATAAAAGACCCAAGTGTAAGCCCAGGAATAGTATTGGGAGCAACTATTGTATTAATCTTATCAGGATTAATTGCAGGTTATGTGCCAGCTAAAAGAGCTGCAAATATTAAACCTATTGAAGCATTAAGAGCAGATTAA
- a CDS encoding ABC transporter ATP-binding protein, whose product MIKIEQLHKSYPIGKDSLHVLKGIDLHIKEGEFVSIMGSSGSGKSTLLNIVGLLDEHDEGNYFLNGQLIKNLNEKKAAILRNKFLGFVFQSFNLISYKTALENVALPLYYKGMARKERLKVALEYLDKVGLKDWANHLPNELSGGQKQRVAIARALVTKPKVVLADEPTGALDSTTTDSVMDLLKDINDEGMTVFVITHEEEVAEQTKRVVRLKDGLIISDEITSVGKAKAV is encoded by the coding sequence ATGATTAAAATAGAACAACTGCACAAATCTTATCCTATTGGTAAAGATTCACTTCATGTTTTAAAAGGAATAGATTTACATATAAAAGAAGGCGAGTTTGTCTCTATTATGGGTTCTTCTGGTTCTGGAAAATCTACATTATTAAACATTGTTGGCTTGTTAGATGAACATGATGAAGGTAATTATTTTCTTAATGGTCAGCTTATTAAGAACTTAAATGAGAAAAAAGCAGCCATTTTAAGAAATAAATTTTTAGGCTTTGTTTTTCAATCATTTAACTTAATTTCTTACAAAACAGCTTTAGAAAATGTTGCATTGCCTTTATATTATAAGGGTATGGCAAGAAAAGAACGTTTAAAAGTTGCTTTAGAGTATTTAGATAAAGTTGGTTTAAAAGATTGGGCAAACCATTTACCAAACGAACTTTCTGGAGGACAAAAACAACGTGTTGCAATTGCAAGAGCATTGGTTACTAAACCAAAAGTTGTTTTGGCAGATGAACCAACAGGAGCATTAGATTCTACTACTACAGATTCTGTAATGGATTTGTTAAAAGATATTAATGACGAAGGAATGACGGTTTTTGTAATTACTCACGAAGAAGAAGTTGCAGAACAGACAAAAAGAGTGGTACGTTTAAAAGACGGTTTAATTATTAGTGACGAGATAACTTCTGTAGGAAAAGCTAAAGCCGTTTAA